In Iodobacter fluviatilis, one DNA window encodes the following:
- the rbsB gene encoding ribose ABC transporter substrate-binding protein RbsB, with product MKTWLKPLLIASMALAFSACSKQGPESAAPAASAPPVAETASSNTVGLAISTQNNPFFVTLKQGAEEAAKASGLTLITVDAQDDAAKQIASIEDLIQKKVKVILINPTDSDALVSAVKQANAAKIPVITLDRSVNGGEVVSHIASDNVAGGKMAAAFLLEKIGKQGEIAELEGIAGSSAARERGQGFHAGVDAEKGVKVAAKQPADFDRAKGLSVMENILQGNKKIKAVFAHNDEMALGAVQALEAAGLKNVVVVGFDATADAVAAVKAGKMAATVQQKPELIGKMGIEAAKKIIDGQTPEKNIPVPLELVK from the coding sequence ATGAAAACTTGGCTCAAACCTCTTCTGATCGCCTCAATGGCTCTTGCTTTTTCTGCCTGCTCCAAGCAAGGCCCGGAAAGCGCCGCACCAGCGGCCTCTGCCCCGCCGGTTGCCGAAACGGCAAGCAGCAATACCGTTGGCTTAGCGATTTCCACCCAAAATAATCCTTTCTTTGTCACCTTAAAACAAGGTGCAGAGGAAGCCGCCAAGGCAAGTGGCCTAACGCTGATCACAGTGGATGCACAAGACGATGCGGCTAAGCAAATTGCCAGCATCGAAGATTTAATCCAGAAAAAAGTAAAAGTGATTCTGATTAACCCAACAGACTCTGATGCGCTGGTGTCTGCCGTTAAACAAGCTAATGCAGCAAAAATCCCCGTGATTACGCTGGACCGCAGCGTCAATGGCGGCGAAGTGGTCAGCCATATTGCTTCTGATAATGTAGCCGGCGGCAAAATGGCAGCCGCGTTTCTGCTGGAAAAAATCGGCAAGCAAGGTGAAATCGCCGAGCTAGAAGGCATTGCGGGCTCTTCTGCAGCACGCGAACGCGGCCAAGGCTTTCATGCTGGTGTAGATGCTGAAAAAGGCGTAAAAGTGGCCGCCAAGCAGCCCGCTGATTTTGATCGCGCTAAAGGCTTGTCTGTGATGGAAAACATCCTGCAAGGCAATAAAAAGATTAAAGCCGTATTTGCCCACAACGATGAAATGGCGCTGGGTGCAGTACAAGCACTAGAAGCAGCTGGCCTGAAAAATGTGGTTGTAGTGGGCTTTGATGCTACAGCAGATGCTGTTGCCGCAGTAAAAGCGGGCAAAATGGCCGCGACCGTACAACAAAAACCTGAGCTGATCGGCAAAATGGGGATTGAAGCGGCTAAGAAAATCATCGATGGCCAGACGCCAGAGAAAAATATTCCAGTGCCTTTAGAGTTGGTTAAGTAA
- a CDS encoding ABC transporter permease subunit has protein sequence MNQSQKATLQKLGPLLALLLISGVLSVMSRDFLTVNNLLNVLRQVSINALIAFGMTFVILLGGIDLSVGAVLALSSVAIASMMAAGIDPVLATLFGVLAGAALGAVNGIIISRGKVAPFIATLGTMTVFRGLALVASDGRPITGFNSDFFSMLGAGYIGNLIPVPVLTTTLAFIALWFVLKKTVFGRHVYAVGGNEEASLISGVKVNRVKLWVYTLSGGLSALAGVILTSRLNSAQPNAGMGYELDAIAAVVLGGTSLSGGRGWIVGTLIGAVLIGVLNNGLNLLSVSSFYQQVIKGSVILLAVLLDRSAKK, from the coding sequence ATGAACCAAAGCCAAAAAGCCACACTACAAAAACTAGGCCCCCTGCTCGCACTGCTGCTGATCTCCGGCGTTTTGTCAGTGATGAGCCGTGATTTTCTCACCGTCAATAATCTGCTGAATGTGCTGCGCCAGGTATCGATCAATGCGCTGATCGCCTTTGGTATGACTTTTGTGATTCTGCTGGGAGGGATTGATTTATCCGTCGGTGCAGTGCTGGCACTTTCTTCAGTCGCCATTGCCAGCATGATGGCAGCTGGTATTGATCCGGTACTGGCCACATTATTTGGCGTATTGGCCGGAGCTGCGCTTGGCGCGGTCAATGGCATCATTATCAGCCGTGGCAAGGTTGCGCCCTTTATTGCCACGCTTGGCACCATGACGGTATTTCGCGGCTTGGCGCTAGTCGCCTCAGATGGCCGCCCGATTACCGGCTTTAACAGCGACTTTTTCTCTATGCTGGGTGCGGGCTATATCGGCAATCTGATTCCTGTGCCTGTGCTGACCACAACACTTGCCTTTATTGCTCTGTGGTTTGTGCTCAAAAAAACTGTATTTGGCCGCCATGTGTATGCCGTGGGCGGCAATGAAGAAGCCTCGCTAATCTCTGGCGTAAAAGTAAACCGCGTCAAGCTTTGGGTTTACACCCTTTCTGGTGGCTTATCAGCCCTAGCAGGTGTCATCCTCACCTCGCGCTTAAATTCTGCCCAACCGAATGCAGGCATGGGCTACGAGCTGGATGCTATCGCTGCGGTTGTTTTAGGCGGCACCAGCTTATCCGGTGGCCGAGGCTGGATTGTCGGCACCCTGATCGGTGCTGTATTGATAGGGGTTCTCAATAATGGCTTGAACTTACTATCTGTGTCATCATTTTACCAGCAAGTTATTAAGGGAAGCGTTATCCTGCTGGCAGTATTACTGGATAGAAGTGCAAAAAAATAA
- a CDS encoding sugar ABC transporter ATP-binding protein, translating to MLIQMQGINKSFGPVKVLEGVDFALERGEIHALMGENGAGKSTLMKILTGIYPSDAGRIQVDGREVAIHSPKEAEALGIAIIHQELNLIRELSVMDNLFLGREKTRGGWLKSGEMRALCREYLALLGISNIDPDREAGSLSIGQQQMVEIAKALSLNAQVLIMDEPTAALSNREIEVLFKLMQDLKARGVGIVYVSHRMEEIFQVCDRISVLRDGQFVGTRVIKETRFDEIVKMMVGREIGDRYPQRNAALGPVRFKVENLADDHTISGIHFEIRQGEVLGVAGLMGAGRSEIAHSLFGLSPKSAGQIWLDGTPIHCNSAIEAISHGIGYVTEDRKSQGLVLGLSVKENISLTHTPSKMGVIDQNAENKNVSEMIRKLSVRTRDADLEVKSLSGGNQQKVVFAKWLGIAPKVLFLDEPTRGVDVGGKAEIYHIINELAASGVAILMISSELPEVLAMSDRILVMHQGQSAGIFDAKTATQESIMHAATGGQ from the coding sequence ATGCTGATCCAAATGCAAGGCATCAATAAATCTTTTGGCCCGGTTAAGGTGCTGGAAGGCGTGGATTTTGCCCTGGAACGCGGCGAGATTCATGCGCTGATGGGTGAAAACGGCGCGGGTAAATCCACGCTAATGAAAATACTGACCGGCATTTACCCAAGCGATGCTGGACGTATTCAAGTGGATGGCCGCGAAGTCGCCATTCACAGCCCCAAAGAAGCCGAAGCCCTAGGTATTGCCATCATTCACCAGGAGCTAAACCTGATCCGTGAATTATCGGTGATGGATAATCTGTTTTTAGGGCGTGAAAAAACCCGTGGTGGCTGGCTTAAATCAGGTGAGATGCGCGCGCTGTGCCGCGAATATCTTGCACTACTGGGTATTAGCAATATCGATCCCGACAGGGAAGCGGGCAGCTTATCCATCGGCCAGCAACAAATGGTGGAGATTGCTAAGGCGCTGTCACTTAACGCACAAGTCCTCATTATGGATGAGCCAACAGCGGCGCTCAGCAATCGGGAAATCGAAGTTTTATTTAAGCTGATGCAAGATTTAAAAGCGCGCGGTGTAGGCATTGTGTATGTATCACACCGCATGGAAGAAATCTTTCAGGTTTGCGACCGTATTTCGGTACTGCGGGATGGCCAGTTTGTTGGCACCCGCGTGATCAAAGAAACGCGCTTTGATGAAATCGTCAAAATGATGGTAGGGCGTGAAATTGGCGATCGCTATCCCCAGCGCAATGCCGCCCTTGGCCCTGTGCGCTTTAAGGTAGAAAATCTCGCCGACGATCACACCATCAGCGGTATCCATTTTGAAATTCGCCAGGGCGAAGTGCTGGGCGTAGCGGGCCTGATGGGTGCGGGGCGCAGCGAAATTGCCCATAGCCTGTTTGGCCTCTCGCCCAAATCAGCAGGGCAAATCTGGCTTGATGGCACGCCAATTCATTGCAATTCAGCGATAGAGGCCATCAGCCACGGCATAGGCTATGTCACGGAAGACAGAAAATCACAGGGCCTTGTGCTGGGTTTATCGGTAAAAGAAAACATCAGCCTGACTCACACCCCAAGCAAAATGGGCGTGATTGATCAAAATGCCGAAAATAAAAACGTCAGCGAAATGATACGCAAGCTGTCTGTCCGCACCCGGGATGCTGATCTGGAAGTTAAATCGCTATCAGGCGGTAATCAGCAAAAGGTGGTGTTTGCTAAATGGCTGGGGATTGCCCCCAAGGTGCTGTTTTTAGACGAACCCACCCGAGGGGTTGATGTTGGTGGCAAGGCCGAGATTTACCACATTATTAATGAGCTGGCCGCCAGTGGCGTCGCCATTTTAATGATCTCATCCGAGCTGCCAGAAGTACTCGCCATGAGCGATCGCATCCTGGTGATGCACCAAGGACAAAGCGCCGGTATTTTCGACGCGAAAACGGCCACCCAAGAATCAATTATGCACGCCGCCACCGGAGGCCAGTAA
- the rbsD gene encoding D-ribose pyranase, which translates to MKKHGILNSDIARVLAQLGHTDSIVIADCGLPIPDHVERIDLALKLGQPSFVDTLQEILADMQVERAVFATECLAKNPTVAAQAEAMQSSGISIDFVSHEDFKQLCHKAKAVIRTGEASPYANIILHAGVIF; encoded by the coding sequence ATGAAAAAGCACGGCATATTAAACAGCGATATCGCTCGCGTACTCGCCCAATTGGGCCACACCGACAGCATTGTGATTGCCGATTGCGGCCTGCCGATTCCGGATCATGTAGAGCGCATCGATCTGGCACTCAAACTGGGCCAGCCCAGCTTTGTAGACACGCTGCAGGAAATTCTTGCCGACATGCAGGTAGAGCGTGCTGTATTTGCCACAGAATGCTTGGCAAAGAATCCAACAGTTGCAGCGCAGGCCGAGGCCATGCAATCGTCAGGTATTAGTATTGATTTTGTCAGCCACGAAGATTTCAAGCAGCTATGCCACAAGGCCAAAGCTGTAATCCGCACCGGCGAAGCGTCGCCCTACGCCAATATCATCTTGCATGCTGGCGTGATTTTTTAA
- the rbsK gene encoding ribokinase translates to MTKVVVVGSINMDLVVHTQQFPRMGETLFGEQFATHPGGKGANQAVAAQRLGASVAMVGCVGNDEFGQTLTAGLAAEGIDTRWLKTSPDTATGVALITLCQGDNAIVVVPGANMQLSPSDISAAEAAFIDADIILSQLEIPLDTVLAAAKLAQKHSKPFFLNPAPAQALPAELLALCTLLTPNEFELLEALGESEADWKTVLAKHRAVMTKGSDGAWFNQGGQLQHQAGFKVDLVDSTGAGDTFNGALATFWHLGIAEATQRASAAGALSVTRAGAQGGMPTLAELEQFLKTQS, encoded by the coding sequence ATGACAAAAGTAGTCGTCGTTGGCAGCATAAATATGGATTTAGTGGTCCATACCCAGCAGTTTCCCCGCATGGGAGAAACGCTGTTTGGTGAGCAATTTGCAACGCATCCTGGTGGCAAAGGGGCCAATCAGGCCGTGGCCGCGCAGCGCCTTGGCGCTTCGGTTGCGATGGTCGGCTGTGTCGGCAATGACGAATTCGGCCAAACGCTGACCGCAGGCCTTGCGGCTGAAGGTATTGATACCCGCTGGCTTAAAACCAGCCCGGATACGGCTACCGGTGTGGCGCTGATTACGCTCTGCCAGGGTGACAACGCCATTGTGGTGGTGCCAGGCGCAAATATGCAGCTTAGCCCAAGCGATATCAGCGCCGCAGAGGCCGCCTTTATCGATGCCGATATCATTCTTTCCCAGCTGGAAATCCCTTTAGATACGGTGCTGGCCGCGGCGAAGCTCGCTCAAAAACACAGTAAGCCTTTCTTTCTGAACCCCGCTCCTGCACAGGCATTACCTGCCGAGCTACTGGCGCTTTGCACCCTGCTCACCCCAAATGAGTTTGAGCTACTGGAAGCACTTGGTGAATCAGAAGCAGATTGGAAAACCGTCCTGGCTAAGCACAGAGCGGTGATGACCAAGGGCAGTGATGGTGCTTGGTTTAATCAGGGCGGGCAGCTTCAGCATCAGGCGGGCTTTAAGGTAGATCTGGTCGATAGTACCGGCGCAGGTGATACCTTTAATGGCGCACTCGCTACCTTCTGGCACCTTGGCATCGCAGAAGCCACCCAAAGAGCCAGCGCAGCAGGGGCATTATCAGTCACCCGCGCTGGCGCTCAGGGCGGTATGCCCACCCTTGCAGAACTCGAACAATTTTTAAAGACGCAATCATGA
- a CDS encoding GGDEF domain-containing protein, which translates to MPAQKIISQWRILQPIHFVLGLLILLTVSLLLWQHYGMNLFLRFDPGNFNQISASDDRDNEGGKSIGLISINPKYWRLDCQLQKGHRSPYCSIDFDLSKGKQGIDLSKYTDITIRYRYQNPREQVNLVMVNFNPEYSVESDYRSQKFTEVYLPGVMGWSTYTLKWQQFNVASWWIADKKIPPKWTDNEFNNIREIRLATGLYPELSNHQIDLAYIEFRGKWINNNTLQLLLLLLWGGTAAFWLLSELRRSMLALQRSHARQKDLENAQQHLQETNQLLAERSMRDPLTLAFNREGLSILLAKETPDTPGSIIFIDIDHFKKINDHYGHGTGDQVLCLLVQHIQQQIRPSEQLIRLGGEEFVLLCQHSNLAQAERLAEKLRLWLFSQSWPADIPLSCSFGVAERQKGERFEATLHRADLALYRAKAGGRNRVEVAE; encoded by the coding sequence ATGCCCGCACAGAAAATCATCAGTCAGTGGCGCATTCTTCAACCTATCCATTTTGTACTTGGCCTGCTCATCCTGCTGACCGTCTCTTTATTGCTGTGGCAACACTATGGCATGAATTTATTTTTGCGCTTTGATCCCGGCAATTTTAATCAAATCAGTGCCAGCGACGACAGAGATAATGAAGGCGGAAAAAGTATTGGTTTAATCAGCATCAACCCCAAGTACTGGCGTTTAGACTGCCAACTTCAGAAAGGGCATCGCTCCCCGTATTGCTCAATTGATTTCGATTTGAGCAAGGGCAAGCAAGGAATTGATTTATCCAAATACACAGACATTACCATTCGTTACCGCTATCAAAACCCGCGGGAACAAGTTAATTTAGTGATGGTTAATTTCAACCCCGAATATAGCGTTGAAAGCGATTATCGCAGCCAGAAATTTACCGAGGTTTACCTGCCTGGGGTGATGGGCTGGAGCACGTACACTCTGAAATGGCAGCAATTTAATGTGGCCTCTTGGTGGATTGCGGATAAAAAAATACCTCCCAAATGGACAGACAATGAATTTAACAATATAAGAGAAATCCGTCTGGCAACGGGGCTTTACCCAGAGCTATCCAATCACCAGATTGATTTGGCTTATATCGAGTTTCGTGGCAAATGGATCAACAATAATACTTTGCAACTATTACTTCTTTTATTGTGGGGAGGCACTGCCGCTTTCTGGCTACTCAGCGAATTACGCCGATCGATGCTGGCTTTACAACGCAGCCATGCCAGGCAAAAAGATTTGGAAAACGCCCAACAGCATTTACAGGAAACCAATCAATTACTTGCAGAGCGCAGCATGCGTGATCCGCTGACCCTCGCGTTTAATCGGGAGGGGCTGAGTATATTGCTCGCAAAAGAAACACCCGATACGCCAGGCAGCATTATTTTTATTGATATTGATCACTTTAAAAAAATCAACGATCACTACGGCCACGGCACAGGTGATCAGGTGCTTTGCCTGCTGGTTCAACATATTCAGCAGCAAATTCGCCCAAGTGAACAACTGATTCGTCTGGGGGGAGAAGAATTTGTTTTGCTATGCCAGCACAGCAATCTAGCGCAGGCTGAGCGCCTCGCTGAAAAGCTGCGTTTGTGGCTGTTCAGCCAAAGCTGGCCCGCAGATATTCCTCTGAGCTGCAGCTTTGGCGTTGCAGAGCGGCAAAAAGGGGAACGCTTTGAAGCCACACTGCACAGAGCGGATCTGGCACTCTACCGCGCAAAAGCCGGCGGCCGTAATCGGGTGGAAGTCGCAGAGTAA
- a CDS encoding TonB-dependent copper receptor, whose translation MHTTSIALALSLAAPVVSAETIRLSPVIVTAPAMQEALKVELDARNPQQPLPATDGASFLKTIPGMNVIRKGGIDGDPVFRGMAGSRLNILLDGEQILGGCGGRMDPPTAYIFADSYDKVSLLKGPQTVLYGPGNSAGTVLFERKATAFSQGGIKANAALTIGSFGRFDAMSEVSTGNGKADVSVIATHSQQDDYKDGDGNAVHSNYQRHSANLTLGWTPDEDTRLQFSATQSDGEAAYADRGMDGSQFARNSLSFKFSKKNISPWLKQLEAQLSHAYIDHVMDNYSLRPYTPGKEMASNPDRLTWGGRMVATLNTSDNSQLKTGLDFQQDEHSLRTGKDYQDKPRINDARFKNSGVFAELSYFISEQARLISGARADFWQASDRRQSGASARQERNEVLGSGFVRLEQDISTDTMIYAGLGRSERAPDYWELISKQSAESNSAFNTATEKTSQLDLGAIHQNGPLSLSASVFYNQIDDYILIQSGVPNGSMGTKNISRNVDASTWGGEMGLAYQINPKLKSELAFSFVRGNNQSDHSNLAQIPPLESRLNISWNEANWNIGGLIRAVAAQNRIDLGKGNIVGTDTGSTAGFTIFSLNAAYKPSKNSQLSIGVDNLFDRSYAEHISRAGAMVGGYLQTSKINEPGRTLWLKGQINL comes from the coding sequence ATGCACACCACCTCCATTGCCCTCGCGCTTAGCCTTGCAGCCCCTGTTGTCAGCGCAGAGACCATCCGGCTCTCCCCTGTTATTGTCACCGCACCTGCCATGCAAGAAGCGCTGAAAGTAGAGCTTGATGCAAGAAACCCGCAGCAGCCTTTGCCTGCTACGGATGGCGCCAGTTTTTTGAAAACCATTCCAGGCATGAATGTGATTCGCAAAGGCGGGATTGATGGCGATCCTGTTTTTCGAGGGATGGCAGGCTCTAGGCTCAATATTTTGCTGGATGGCGAGCAGATTCTGGGCGGCTGCGGTGGCCGTATGGACCCACCCACGGCCTATATTTTTGCTGATTCTTACGACAAAGTGAGCCTGCTCAAAGGGCCACAGACCGTACTCTATGGGCCGGGGAATTCTGCAGGCACGGTACTGTTTGAGCGCAAAGCCACTGCATTTTCGCAAGGCGGCATCAAGGCCAATGCGGCGCTTACCATCGGTAGCTTTGGCCGCTTTGATGCCATGAGCGAGGTTTCCACTGGCAATGGCAAAGCCGATGTCAGCGTGATTGCCACCCACTCTCAGCAAGATGATTACAAGGATGGCGATGGCAACGCAGTGCATTCCAATTACCAAAGGCACAGCGCCAACTTGACCTTAGGCTGGACACCTGATGAAGACACCCGCTTGCAATTTTCTGCTACCCAAAGCGATGGCGAAGCCGCTTACGCCGATCGCGGCATGGATGGCAGCCAGTTTGCGCGCAATAGCCTGAGCTTTAAATTCAGCAAAAAAAATATCTCCCCGTGGCTAAAGCAACTAGAAGCACAGCTTTCACACGCTTATATCGATCATGTGATGGATAACTACAGCCTGCGCCCCTACACGCCGGGCAAGGAAATGGCCAGCAACCCAGATCGCCTGACTTGGGGCGGACGCATGGTGGCCACGCTCAATACCAGCGATAACAGCCAATTAAAAACCGGCCTAGATTTCCAGCAGGATGAACACAGCTTACGCACCGGTAAAGATTATCAAGATAAACCACGCATCAACGATGCCCGCTTTAAAAACAGCGGTGTCTTTGCTGAGCTCAGTTACTTTATCAGCGAGCAAGCACGCCTGATCAGCGGTGCGCGTGCCGATTTCTGGCAGGCAAGCGACAGACGCCAGAGCGGCGCAAGCGCGAGGCAAGAACGCAATGAGGTGCTGGGCAGCGGCTTTGTGCGCCTTGAGCAAGATATCAGCACAGACACGATGATCTACGCGGGCTTAGGCCGTAGCGAACGCGCGCCGGATTACTGGGAGCTGATCAGTAAGCAAAGTGCAGAAAGCAATTCTGCGTTTAATACCGCCACAGAAAAAACCAGCCAGCTTGATCTGGGTGCAATCCATCAAAACGGCCCCCTGTCACTGAGCGCCTCTGTGTTTTATAACCAGATTGATGACTATATTTTGATTCAGTCCGGCGTGCCCAATGGCAGCATGGGCACAAAAAACATCAGCCGCAATGTAGACGCCAGCACATGGGGCGGTGAAATGGGGCTGGCTTATCAGATCAACCCCAAGCTAAAAAGCGAGTTAGCGTTCTCCTTTGTGCGCGGCAATAACCAAAGCGATCACAGCAACCTGGCCCAAATCCCCCCGCTGGAAAGCCGCTTAAATATCAGCTGGAATGAGGCCAATTGGAATATCGGCGGGCTGATCCGTGCCGTTGCCGCACAAAATAGAATCGATCTTGGCAAGGGCAATATCGTTGGCACTGATACCGGCAGCACAGCAGGCTTTACGATTTTCTCGCTCAATGCCGCTTACAAGCCCAGCAAAAACAGCCAGCTGAGCATCGGTGTCGATAATCTATTTGATCGCAGCTATGCGGAGCACATCAGCCGCGCAGGTGCGATGGTGGGGGGCTACTTGCAAACCAGCAAAATCAACGAGCCTGGCCGAACACTTTGGCTGAAAGGGCAAATTAATTTGTAA
- a CDS encoding DUF2249 domain-containing protein → MHDCSLPNQLNGIYGFDARGIAKRFRHAAIFGAMDALNEGETMRFVNDHDPLPLLAQIEQRYQGKIIATYIQRDHEATVIDFLLRSSQAIVE, encoded by the coding sequence ATGCACGACTGTAGCCTCCCTAATCAATTAAATGGCATTTATGGATTTGATGCACGTGGCATTGCCAAACGTTTTCGCCATGCCGCAATTTTTGGCGCCATGGATGCATTAAATGAAGGCGAAACAATGCGCTTTGTGAATGACCATGATCCGCTGCCCCTATTAGCGCAAATTGAGCAACGCTATCAGGGCAAAATTATAGCCACATATATTCAGCGTGATCATGAAGCCACTGTAATTGATTTCTTGCTGCGGTCTTCCCAAGCGATAGTGGAATAA
- a CDS encoding nitric-oxide reductase large subunit, translated as MHKTRNLWRWLAIIFFLSFAALGWIGREIYLEKPPIPQQVLSSSGKLLYSGEQIQRGQEAWLSAGGQQMGSVWGHGSYVAPDWSADWLHREAITLRDIWAKQQFKKDYSQLNREEQAPLDARLISVMRSNTYDKASDTLTIQADRAVAIEQVAQHYMGLFGSDAAQDKLREQYAMISGSIKNADDLKALPAFFFWSAWSATTNRPGVDHISYTSNWPHEPLVANTPTTGTSVWSIASIILLIAGIAAMVLFHQMHRDEEPVICPENDPLVTLKLTPSMKATMKYFYVVIGLLLVQVGMGIISAHYQVEGGSFFGIPLAEVLPFTISRTIHTQLGVLWIATAWLATGLFLAPVLGGKEPKFQKLGVDVLFYALLLIVVGSIACGWVGTLQRLGTSYSFWLGNQGLEYTSMGRVWQILLFIGLLIWACLLGRGLWPALRKPSESQGLIAMVFISAVCIGLFYASSLVWGQKTHYALIEYWRWWLVHLWVEGFFEVFATAVIALLLSRLGLIRAASANRAIVLETIVFLFGGILGTLHHLYFTGSPTSVIAVGAMFSALEVVPLALIGAEAYQTYRHNQAAPWVAKYRWAIMCFVAVGFWNTVGAGLLGFAINPPISLYYVQGLNMTAAHGHAALFGVYGMLGIGLMLFCLRGLAPAANWNDKLLKPAFWSLNIGLFMMVFMSLLPSGIYQAIASVEHGLWYARSAEIIHSPVMEALVWLRVPGDIVFSVGVVYLAVFALKLLGRDRSLPVPAGKLVDA; from the coding sequence ATGCATAAAACGCGCAATTTATGGCGCTGGCTTGCGATTATCTTCTTCCTGTCTTTTGCCGCGCTCGGCTGGATAGGCCGGGAAATTTACCTAGAGAAGCCGCCGATCCCCCAACAGGTTTTAAGTAGCAGCGGCAAGCTACTCTATAGCGGCGAGCAAATTCAGCGCGGGCAGGAGGCTTGGTTGTCAGCCGGTGGCCAACAGATGGGTTCTGTTTGGGGCCATGGTAGTTATGTGGCGCCTGATTGGTCGGCCGATTGGCTGCACCGCGAAGCGATTACCCTGCGTGATATCTGGGCTAAGCAGCAGTTTAAAAAAGACTACAGCCAGCTAAATCGGGAAGAGCAAGCGCCGCTGGATGCACGTTTAATCTCGGTAATGCGTAGCAATACTTACGATAAAGCCAGCGATACGCTGACTATTCAAGCCGATAGAGCCGTGGCCATCGAGCAAGTTGCCCAGCACTATATGGGCCTGTTTGGTAGCGATGCTGCGCAAGATAAATTGCGCGAGCAGTACGCGATGATTTCTGGCTCGATTAAAAACGCTGATGATCTGAAAGCTCTGCCCGCTTTCTTCTTTTGGTCGGCATGGTCGGCCACCACTAATCGCCCCGGCGTTGATCATATTTCCTACACCAGTAACTGGCCGCATGAGCCGCTGGTGGCGAATACCCCGACCACCGGTACCAGCGTTTGGTCGATTGCCAGCATTATCCTGCTGATCGCTGGTATTGCAGCGATGGTCTTGTTTCATCAAATGCACCGCGATGAAGAGCCGGTGATTTGCCCAGAAAATGATCCGCTGGTCACGCTAAAGCTCACCCCTTCCATGAAGGCCACCATGAAGTATTTCTATGTGGTGATTGGCCTGCTGCTGGTGCAAGTGGGGATGGGGATTATCTCGGCGCATTATCAAGTCGAAGGCGGTAGCTTTTTTGGTATCCCGCTGGCAGAAGTGCTGCCGTTTACCATTAGCCGCACCATTCATACCCAGCTGGGCGTGTTATGGATTGCCACCGCATGGCTGGCAACGGGGCTGTTTTTAGCGCCGGTATTGGGCGGCAAAGAGCCTAAGTTTCAAAAGCTGGGCGTCGATGTGTTGTTTTATGCCCTGCTGTTGATTGTGGTCGGCTCAATTGCCTGTGGCTGGGTTGGCACCTTACAGCGCCTAGGCACTAGCTATAGTTTTTGGCTGGGTAATCAAGGTTTGGAATACACCAGCATGGGCCGTGTCTGGCAAATCTTGCTGTTTATTGGTCTGCTAATTTGGGCGTGTTTACTGGGCCGTGGCCTATGGCCAGCGCTGCGTAAACCATCCGAAAGCCAAGGCCTGATCGCCATGGTGTTTATCTCAGCGGTATGTATCGGCCTGTTTTACGCATCGTCCTTGGTATGGGGGCAAAAAACCCATTACGCGCTGATTGAATACTGGCGCTGGTGGTTGGTGCATCTGTGGGTAGAGGGCTTCTTTGAAGTATTTGCCACCGCCGTGATTGCCCTGCTGCTCAGCCGCTTAGGCTTGATCCGTGCCGCATCGGCCAACCGCGCCATTGTGCTTGAAACAATTGTGTTCCTGTTTGGCGGTATTTTAGGCACGCTGCATCACCTTTACTTTACCGGCTCGCCCACCAGCGTCATTGCCGTGGGCGCGATGTTCTCAGCCTTAGAAGTCGTGCCTTTAGCACTGATTGGTGCAGAAGCCTATCAAACCTATCGCCACAACCAAGCCGCACCGTGGGTAGCAAAATATCGCTGGGCAATCATGTGTTTTGTGGCAGTTGGGTTTTGGAACACCGTCGGCGCTGGCCTGCTGGGCTTTGCGATTAACCCGCCGATCTCCTTGTATTACGTGCAAGGCCTGAATATGACCGCAGCTCACGGCCACGCCGCGCTATTTGGTGTGTACGGCATGCTCGGTATCGGCCTGATGTTGTTCTGCTTACGCGGCCTTGCCCCTGCTGCTAATTGGAATGACAAGCTACTGAAACCGGCTTTCTGGTCGCTGAATATTGGTCTATTTATGATGGTGTTTATGTCGCTACTGCCATCCGGTATTTACCAAGCCATTGCCAGCGTAGAACACGGCCTGTGGTATGCCCGCTCTGCCGAAATTATTCATTCCCCAGTAATGGAAGCCTTAGTTTGGCTGCGCGTGCCGGGCGATATCGTGTTCTCGGTGGGTGTGGTGTATCTCGCCGTATTTGCCCTGAAACTACTGGGCAGAGATCGTAGCTTGCCGGTGCCTGCGGGCAAGTTGGTCGATGCTTGA